ATTGAACAATCCTTTCACCTAAGTCAGTATCAATAACTTCAATTCCTTTGCTTTCTAAATAGGGATTTAAATGACACTCTTCTGTTAACATTGATTTTGATTTTACAAGTTTTGTAACATTGTGTGAAGCTAAGATTTCATGAACAATTTTATTGTGTTCTTGCGCATCCTTTGCCCAATGAACAATAATTCCTTTTTTTGTAGCGTTTTTTTCAAACTCTTCTAGATAAAAATCAAGTTTATGCATAGTATGAGTTTTTATATTATTTGCATATTCTCTTAATTTTTCCCATTCAGGTATTCCCTTACTTGAGACATCTCTTTTTTCTCTTACAAACCATAATGCTTTGTCATGCCAATGCATTCTCTCATCATTGGCAACAAATTTTGCTGCTTCTTCTGGGTGGCTCATATCGTTTCTCCTAAAAGTATTTCACTTATATGCATAACTTTTATTGGGTTTTTATCCCTATTCATTATTCCTTGCATATGCATCAAACATGACATATCTGCACCTGTCATAATTTGAACATTTGAATCCATGTGATCTTTTATTCTATCTTTTCCCATAGCAACAGATATTGCTTCTTCTGTTACACAAAAAGTACCACCAAAGCCACAGCATTCATCCTCTCTATTTAATTTAACTAGTTCTATCCCCTCAACAAGAGATAAAAGATTTTCTAATTTATTAAAATGAGGAATATTAAGTTCACTTGCACTTCCAAGTTTTAAAACTCTATGTCCATGACATGAATTATGGACTCCAACTTTGTAGTTAAATTTTGAATCTAATTTATCGATTTTTGCAATGTCATGTAAAAATTCTGTTATTTCGTATATTGATGTTTTGATTTTATTATAATCTTTATTATCATTAAAAAATGGTTCATAATGCTCTTTTACCATGGTTACACATGAACCACTAGGTGCTACTACATAATCATATTTTTTAAAAGTATTTACAAATCTGTGTGCTAGTTTTTCAATATCTTGGCTACAACCTGAGTTTGCCATAGGCTGTCCACAGCAAGTCTGCTCCATTGGATATTCTACATTAAATTTTAATTTTTCTAAAAGCTTTAAAGTTGCCATTGATGCTTCTGGATAAAGCTCATTCATAAAGCAAGGTATAAATAGTCCTATAGTCATAAAAACTCCTCTTTTGATGCTAAATTATATAAAATTGGTATAACAATAATATGATATTTCTATTTTTTCATAAAAACTGAAAAATCATTATATAAATAATTATCTTTGATTGTTATAATTTTGCTTAGAGTCTTGACATATAATAATATATCTTCTGCTTTAATGTTAGTCAAGGAGTCATTTTTTAAGAAGTTAAAAATAAAGCCTTTTTTTGAT
This portion of the Arcobacter nitrofigilis DSM 7299 genome encodes:
- a CDS encoding (Fe-S)-binding protein translates to MTIGLFIPCFMNELYPEASMATLKLLEKLKFNVEYPMEQTCCGQPMANSGCSQDIEKLAHRFVNTFKKYDYVVAPSGSCVTMVKEHYEPFFNDNKDYNKIKTSIYEITEFLHDIAKIDKLDSKFNYKVGVHNSCHGHRVLKLGSASELNIPHFNKLENLLSLVEGIELVKLNREDECCGFGGTFCVTEEAISVAMGKDRIKDHMDSNVQIMTGADMSCLMHMQGIMNRDKNPIKVMHISEILLGETI